Proteins from a genomic interval of Syntrophobacterales bacterium:
- the gspG gene encoding type II secretion system major pseudopilin GspG → MLTKRLKRSNQRGFTLVELLVVMVIIGLLAALVGPKLFPKLGKGKQSAAKAQIELLSQALDQFRLDVGRYPTTQEGLAALITNPGGVDNWDGSYLKKALPNDPWGKPYGYQCPGTHGEFDIYSYGRDGAPGGEGEDKDVASWE, encoded by the coding sequence ATGCTTACTAAGAGATTAAAAAGATCCAACCAAAGAGGTTTTACGCTCGTTGAGCTCCTTGTCGTTATGGTAATCATCGGCCTGCTTGCCGCCCTCGTAGGTCCTAAGCTTTTCCCGAAGCTGGGAAAAGGCAAGCAGTCGGCAGCAAAGGCTCAAATTGAGCTGCTAAGCCAGGCATTGGATCAGTTCCGCCTTGATGTGGGACGATACCCGACAACCCAGGAAGGTCTCGCCGCCCTGATCACCAATCCAGGAGGGGTGGATAATTGGGACGGGTCTTACCTCAAAAAAGCCTTACCGAACGATCCTTGGGGGAAACCATACGGGTATCAGTGCCCGGGAACACACGGGGAGTTTGATATATACTCCTACGGGAGGGACGGCGCACCCGGAGGGGAAGGCGAAGATAAAGACGTAGCCAGTTGGGAATGA